A DNA window from Capnocytophaga sp. ARDL2 contains the following coding sequences:
- a CDS encoding MFS transporter, whose product MRQFWQNYIASYKGLSTNTWMLALVMFINQSGAMILPFMAIYMEEELAFNDVRKGIVLGLFGLGGIIGGLYGGKLTDKLGSYKVQVFSLFCVIPFYVSLAFIKNFELLCLGVLVTSTTKELFRPANSVSVAKYAKPENLTKAFSLNRMALNLGYSVGPALGGFLAMISYQLLFFTNAFMSLIAGVLFWWYFNNRTTNALHKNEMETAKEPVKFKDYEFLVFSLFVGLFGFCFFQILNTLPMFYKNVALLKENQIGVLMGFNGLIVFSLEMFIIHIAEKKFSILSNLIIGMVFCALAYATLLISSDIYILYFSLFLLSISEILVMPLTSTVAVHRSTPKNRGRYMGINGISYASALIFSPIVGTWIIEKFNYSTLWIVNSMVCLITIIGFWKILKKWKLN is encoded by the coding sequence ATGAGACAATTTTGGCAAAATTACATCGCTTCGTACAAAGGTCTTTCAACTAATACTTGGATGCTCGCATTGGTCATGTTTATAAATCAAAGTGGTGCGATGATTTTACCTTTTATGGCTATTTACATGGAAGAAGAATTGGCTTTTAACGATGTGAGAAAAGGAATCGTTTTAGGTTTATTTGGATTAGGTGGTATCATCGGTGGATTATATGGAGGAAAACTCACTGACAAATTGGGGTCATATAAAGTTCAAGTTTTCAGTCTTTTCTGTGTAATACCATTTTATGTTTCTTTGGCTTTTATCAAAAATTTTGAATTATTGTGTTTGGGAGTTTTAGTAACAAGTACAACCAAAGAACTATTTCGACCCGCTAACAGTGTATCGGTTGCAAAATATGCAAAACCTGAAAACCTTACCAAAGCCTTTTCTCTCAACAGAATGGCCCTCAATTTAGGTTATTCCGTTGGTCCTGCCTTAGGTGGATTTTTAGCGATGATTTCGTATCAATTATTGTTTTTTACCAATGCTTTTATGTCATTGATTGCAGGAGTTTTGTTTTGGTGGTATTTCAATAATCGTACGACAAATGCTTTGCATAAAAACGAAATGGAAACTGCTAAAGAACCTGTGAAATTTAAAGATTACGAGTTTTTAGTGTTTAGTCTTTTTGTTGGACTGTTTGGATTTTGTTTCTTTCAAATTCTCAACACCCTACCTATGTTTTATAAAAATGTTGCATTACTGAAAGAAAACCAAATTGGTGTATTAATGGGATTTAACGGGTTGATTGTATTTTCATTAGAAATGTTTATCATACATATTGCCGAGAAAAAATTTAGTATTTTGAGCAACCTTATTATCGGAATGGTGTTTTGTGCTTTAGCTTATGCTACTTTACTCATTTCAAGCGATATATACATCTTATATTTTTCACTCTTTTTATTATCTATTTCCGAAATTCTCGTGATGCCTTTGACATCAACTGTAGCAGTACATCGTTCTACGCCTAAAAACAGGGGTAGATACATGGGAATCAATGGAATATCATACGCAAGTGCATTGATTTTTTCTCCTATTGTTGGTACTTGGATTATCGAAAAATTTAATTATTCTACCTTGTGGATTGTCAATAGTATGGTATGTCTAATTACCATTATTGGATTTTGGAAAATATTAAAAAAATGGAAGTTGAATTAA
- a CDS encoding T9SS type B sorting domain-containing protein → MKQRLFISLLALFTCVFGAVAQTIYPMPINGTINACSGVFTDFGGVDGNYGNHEVREVTICPDTNIVGDVIQLDFTSFSTQQNQDILYIYDGMNVGAPLIGEYSGTESPGIVMPSGENPTGCLTVRFISDGTGTNSGWAANIACVPPCQSINAFLQSSSPTANANGIIRACVGQPITLNGRGEFGLSGVNASYKWVMDDGTVLHGQNVEHSYSQPGIYRVNLFITDPNGCRNANYINQTIHIAPEPTITATLPEEVCFGSTTTFDVNVTYPTITKDCVVPQTGTTFLPDGDDNYYSSYLVVDCYEPTQLIENVNQISRICVNMEHSYSGDFTIRVFAPNGQPVILHNQGGGGTFWGHPVDVDDDLTPGIGETYCFTMNAQTTVINGQTMPGGVIPTNGQMFVPGDYLPVGNFAPFVGSNVNGEWRLEIHDQLHSDNGYVFAWWIEYDDSILPAQFSFTPTVANISTPLINGVTAVNGNQITIEPTTEGELCIPVTILNDFGCEVQTTFCTDIFARIIAGNPNNLSDCVNISGIGEFDLSEVLPEITVDPLYVVTFHDSQEDAVEGTGVLPYAQTQNIDDGARTIYVRIKNINTGCLAYRTFQIIPVQCILALNHLPDLSVCGVAPQTFDLSVYTPIVYNNDASFNVTYHLTEEAALAGTNAIPDAQLDNFNGTNGQEIFVRVAHISDPDVFDTTSFQLWIHPLPNIPATLPVAIACDNGNGAGTFDLNLSTNQITLSPMLTVSYYANEADAELGYVELQLPLSYTSTPGTIYVRVQNATTGCYVVRPLQLSLRALPTAIEIPGLTLCDQGNDGRSVFNLQATAIQIAGNPIPEGVQVTYHETLTDANLNQNAIATPTAYENIVLNNQTVYVRVGYQNSNCASVVPLELNVTPTPELGALSHSLYACDTDNDLIEVFDLTEATSVFLGSLDAGQYTVTYHTTQELALTGSNSIVNPTAFSNATASTIYVRVANNATGCTSVGILNLRINRTPVVPAVVPSYTLCDENGNGFETFDLLSRIPLIIGEQQGLGVTFHYTANDALTGVNPLPTTYQNVVANVQTLYIRVVNQSTGCFSTTTMDIRVEPNPQITLPTEPFSICNIGGTGGFGTIDLVEHILPLVQGTGFAVSYFETQNNAINNIQPIAVPQAYNNLQTTTPVVWIRVTNAYGCFTVYPITFHLETAPAMPVTLPEVNVCDTFGETNDGISIFDLTVQNALIYATNASVDPSELEIKYYTSLANAEQGINWIGNPTQYENTENPQTIWVTVNRVGSKCLRLRSFTIQTRMPLALTTPTTISKCETTLPNVGQEQVDLTIREVQIQGGVQVFGVTFAYYTSAVDRANEVNAIADPTTFVTSTANQTIYIAVTNQYGCVSYTELEVRILPLPEINESPTPLKACVSPDNAPLGIFDLTSKQFEISNDIANLTFRYYTNSDGAYTADPNSLIMNPTQYLAQTGIVYVRVSNNPTIESNSCFVVVPLQLVVLPTVNVPQLSPMYVCIENTNGYHTFNLEDKKSEILGNLPAGDYMVKYYTSEENAINDNAPVPYIYTNIVQTVQEIWVRVYHNEVGCFGIGSFELRVEEEVKAFMPVSTAFCEDDAQNDGNTVMDLTRLNAEIIGTQISTPLSVRYFDAQGNLIADPTSYNGTDGDEITAVVFNTIPGMQCRATVTFTVTTIPGPEVPNIPNGVVCFDFHNPSELIKGYTMDTRLPEGGDYTFQWMDGNGVVVGTGSSYTAVAPGDYTLIVTYLPTGCTSTRTIVVTEGPRITLEEIRFTEDFSELMSMEVIANAGNGVTLEYQLDEGEWQESNVFMNVIPGEHMLRIRVKNGVYCPLEKEVLVMGHPLFFTPNNDGQNDTWNIRALKDQPDSKIYIFDRYGKLLKQISGSGPGWDGTYNGQPMPATDYWFKVIYVDKRTGLEKEATGHFSLIR, encoded by the coding sequence ATGAAACAAAGATTATTTATTTCATTGCTCGCATTATTTACTTGTGTATTTGGTGCAGTAGCACAGACAATTTATCCGATGCCTATCAATGGTACTATTAACGCCTGTTCGGGTGTTTTTACCGATTTTGGTGGTGTTGACGGTAATTATGGAAATCACGAGGTACGTGAGGTAACCATTTGTCCAGATACAAATATTGTTGGAGATGTAATTCAATTAGATTTTACATCTTTTAGTACGCAACAAAATCAAGATATTTTGTATATCTATGATGGGATGAATGTTGGAGCTCCATTAATTGGAGAGTATTCAGGTACTGAATCTCCAGGGATAGTTATGCCTTCTGGAGAAAATCCAACAGGATGTCTTACTGTTCGCTTTATTTCTGATGGAACGGGGACAAATTCTGGATGGGCTGCAAATATAGCTTGTGTGCCTCCTTGTCAATCAATTAATGCATTTTTGCAAAGTTCATCTCCTACTGCAAATGCAAATGGAATTATTCGTGCTTGTGTCGGACAACCAATCACTCTAAATGGTAGAGGAGAATTTGGGTTGTCTGGAGTAAATGCTTCGTATAAATGGGTGATGGATGATGGAACTGTTTTACATGGTCAGAATGTTGAACATTCGTATTCTCAGCCTGGAATATATCGTGTAAATTTATTTATTACAGATCCTAATGGTTGTAGAAATGCTAATTATATCAACCAAACGATTCACATTGCACCAGAACCTACAATTACAGCTACTCTGCCAGAGGAGGTGTGTTTTGGTTCTACTACTACCTTTGATGTAAATGTTACATACCCAACTATTACAAAAGATTGTGTGGTTCCTCAAACAGGAACTACATTCTTGCCGGATGGAGATGACAACTATTATAGTTCATATTTAGTGGTAGATTGTTATGAACCAACTCAATTGATTGAGAATGTAAATCAAATTAGTAGAATTTGTGTAAATATGGAGCATTCTTATTCAGGGGATTTTACAATTAGAGTTTTTGCTCCAAATGGTCAACCAGTAATTTTGCATAATCAAGGAGGAGGAGGTACATTTTGGGGGCATCCTGTCGATGTAGACGATGATTTAACACCAGGGATTGGTGAAACATATTGTTTTACTATGAATGCTCAAACGACAGTTATTAATGGACAGACTATGCCAGGAGGTGTTATTCCAACTAATGGACAAATGTTTGTACCAGGAGATTATTTACCTGTTGGAAATTTTGCTCCCTTTGTAGGCTCAAATGTAAACGGAGAATGGCGTTTAGAAATTCATGATCAATTACATTCGGATAATGGATATGTATTTGCATGGTGGATAGAATATGACGATTCGATTTTACCAGCTCAGTTTTCATTTACTCCTACAGTAGCAAATATTTCAACTCCTTTGATCAATGGAGTAACTGCTGTAAATGGTAATCAAATTACGATTGAACCAACAACTGAGGGAGAATTGTGTATTCCAGTTACAATATTAAATGATTTTGGATGTGAAGTTCAAACCACATTCTGTACGGATATTTTTGCAAGAATTATTGCGGGTAATCCAAATAATTTAAGTGACTGTGTTAATATTTCTGGAATAGGAGAGTTTGATTTAAGTGAAGTATTGCCAGAAATTACGGTTGATCCTTTGTATGTAGTTACTTTCCATGATTCTCAAGAAGATGCAGTTGAAGGAACTGGTGTTTTACCTTATGCTCAAACACAAAATATTGACGATGGTGCTCGTACAATTTATGTTCGTATTAAAAATATAAATACTGGGTGTTTGGCATATAGAACATTCCAAATCATTCCAGTACAATGTATACTTGCATTGAACCACTTACCTGATTTGTCTGTTTGTGGTGTGGCTCCTCAGACGTTTGATTTGTCTGTTTATACTCCAATAGTATATAACAATGATGCGTCTTTTAATGTGACTTATCATTTAACTGAAGAGGCAGCACTTGCAGGTACCAATGCTATTCCTGATGCTCAATTGGATAACTTTAACGGTACAAACGGTCAAGAGATTTTTGTGAGAGTAGCTCATATATCAGATCCAGATGTATTTGATACCACATCTTTCCAATTGTGGATTCACCCACTTCCAAACATCCCAGCAACATTGCCAGTAGCGATTGCATGTGATAATGGAAATGGAGCAGGAACATTTGATTTGAATTTGTCAACCAATCAAATCACTTTGTCTCCAATGTTGACAGTTTCTTACTATGCAAATGAAGCGGATGCTGAATTGGGATATGTAGAATTGCAATTGCCTTTGAGTTATACATCTACACCTGGAACAATTTACGTTCGAGTACAAAATGCAACAACAGGATGTTATGTAGTACGTCCGTTGCAATTGAGCTTGCGTGCATTGCCTACGGCTATCGAAATTCCAGGATTGACATTGTGTGATCAAGGAAACGACGGTAGATCGGTGTTTAATTTGCAAGCGACAGCAATTCAAATTGCAGGTAATCCAATTCCAGAGGGAGTTCAAGTTACGTATCACGAAACATTGACAGATGCGAATTTGAACCAAAATGCGATTGCTACACCAACAGCATACGAAAACATCGTGTTGAACAATCAAACGGTTTACGTAAGAGTTGGATATCAAAACTCAAACTGTGCGAGTGTAGTTCCATTGGAATTGAATGTAACACCAACACCAGAATTAGGAGCTTTATCACATTCATTATATGCATGTGATACAGATAATGATTTGATTGAGGTGTTTGATTTGACAGAAGCGACTTCTGTATTCTTAGGATCATTAGATGCAGGTCAATATACAGTAACCTATCACACAACACAAGAGTTGGCATTGACAGGATCAAATTCTATTGTAAATCCAACTGCTTTTTCAAATGCTACAGCAAGTACCATATATGTACGAGTGGCAAATAATGCTACAGGATGTACTTCAGTAGGAATCTTGAATTTGCGTATCAACAGAACGCCAGTAGTTCCAGCCGTAGTACCATCTTACACATTGTGTGATGAAAACGGAAACGGATTTGAAACCTTTGATTTATTGTCGAGAATTCCGTTGATTATCGGAGAGCAACAAGGATTAGGAGTTACTTTCCACTATACAGCAAACGATGCGTTGACAGGAGTTAATCCATTGCCAACGACGTATCAAAACGTAGTAGCAAATGTACAAACGTTGTACATTAGAGTAGTAAACCAATCTACAGGATGTTTCTCTACAACTACTATGGATATCAGAGTAGAGCCCAATCCACAGATTACATTGCCAACAGAGCCATTCTCAATCTGTAACATCGGAGGAACCGGCGGATTTGGAACGATTGATTTGGTAGAACATATTTTGCCATTGGTTCAAGGGACAGGATTTGCAGTTTCATATTTCGAAACACAAAACAATGCCATCAACAACATCCAACCAATTGCAGTACCGCAAGCATACAACAACTTGCAAACGACCACCCCAGTGGTTTGGATTAGAGTAACGAATGCATATGGATGTTTTACAGTGTATCCAATCACATTCCATTTAGAAACAGCACCGGCAATGCCAGTAACCTTGCCAGAAGTAAATGTATGTGATACCTTTGGAGAAACAAATGATGGAATTTCGATTTTTGATTTGACAGTTCAAAACGCATTGATTTATGCAACGAACGCATCAGTAGATCCATCAGAATTAGAGATTAAATATTATACTTCATTGGCAAATGCTGAGCAGGGAATCAACTGGATTGGAAATCCAACACAGTATGAAAATACAGAAAATCCACAAACGATTTGGGTGACAGTAAATAGAGTAGGGTCAAAATGTTTGCGTTTGCGTAGTTTTACCATCCAAACAAGAATGCCACTTGCATTGACTACACCAACGACTATCAGTAAGTGTGAAACTACCTTGCCAAACGTAGGTCAAGAACAAGTGGATTTGACCATCAGAGAAGTTCAAATACAAGGAGGTGTACAAGTATTCGGAGTAACATTTGCTTACTATACATCGGCAGTAGACAGAGCAAACGAAGTAAATGCAATCGCAGACCCCACAACGTTTGTAACAAGTACAGCGAATCAAACGATTTACATAGCAGTAACCAACCAATACGGATGTGTGAGCTATACAGAATTGGAAGTACGCATCTTGCCATTGCCAGAGATAAATGAATCACCAACACCTTTGAAAGCGTGTGTATCGCCAGACAATGCACCGTTAGGTATCTTTGATTTGACATCAAAACAGTTTGAGATTTCAAATGATATAGCCAACTTGACGTTTAGATACTATACAAATTCAGACGGAGCTTATACGGCAGATCCAAACTCGTTGATTATGAACCCAACGCAGTATCTTGCACAAACAGGAATTGTTTACGTACGAGTTTCAAACAACCCAACGATAGAAAGTAACTCTTGTTTTGTAGTAGTGCCGTTGCAATTGGTAGTACTACCTACGGTAAACGTACCACAGTTGTCGCCAATGTATGTATGTATCGAAAACACGAACGGATACCATACTTTCAATTTAGAAGATAAAAAATCTGAGATATTGGGCAACTTGCCAGCAGGAGATTACATGGTGAAATATTATACGAGCGAAGAAAACGCAATCAATGATAATGCCCCAGTACCTTATATCTACACCAATATCGTACAGACAGTACAAGAGATTTGGGTGCGAGTATATCACAACGAGGTAGGATGTTTCGGAATAGGTTCGTTTGAATTGAGAGTAGAAGAAGAGGTGAAAGCCTTTATGCCGGTAAGCACTGCATTCTGTGAAGACGATGCACAAAACGATGGAAATACCGTTATGGATTTGACACGTTTGAATGCTGAAATTATCGGAACACAGATATCAACACCATTGTCAGTACGTTATTTCGATGCACAAGGCAACTTGATTGCAGACCCAACCTCGTACAATGGTACAGATGGAGATGAAATCACAGCAGTAGTATTCAACACAATTCCAGGAATGCAATGTAGAGCAACAGTGACATTTACAGTAACAACGATTCCAGGTCCAGAGGTGCCAAATATACCAAATGGCGTAGTGTGTTTTGATTTCCACAACCCATCAGAGTTGATCAAGGGATACACAATGGATACACGATTGCCAGAAGGAGGAGATTATACTTTCCAATGGATGGACGGGAATGGAGTAGTTGTAGGAACAGGAAGTAGCTATACAGCGGTAGCTCCAGGAGATTACACATTGATAGTAACATACTTGCCAACAGGCTGTACATCTACACGAACGATAGTTGTAACAGAAGGTCCAAGAATTACTTTAGAAGAAATCCGATTTACGGAAGACTTTAGCGAATTGATGAGCATGGAAGTAATTGCCAATGCAGGAAATGGAGTTACATTAGAGTATCAATTAGATGAAGGCGAATGGCAAGAGAGCAATGTGTTTATGAATGTAATACCAGGAGAACACATGCTGCGAATAAGAGTGAAAAACGGCGTTTACTGTCCGTTAGAGAAAGAGGTATTAGTGATGGGTCATCCGTTGTTCTTTACGCCAAACAATGATGGGCAAAATGATACATGGAACATCAGGGCGTTGAAAGATCAGCCAGATTCAAAAATCTATATCTTTGACAGATACGGAAAATTATTGAAACAAATCAGTGGATCAGGACCAGGTTGGGACGGAACATACAATGGGCAACCAATGCCAGCAACTGATTACTGGTTCAAAGTAATCTACGTAGATAAACGAACAGGATTAGAAAAAGAAGCAACAGGACACTTTAGTTTAATAAGATAG
- a CDS encoding YeeE/YedE family protein — MIEIIKQPWPWYIAGPLIGLTVPTLLILGNKSFGISSSLRHICAMCMPAKIPFFNYNWRKELWNILFVVGVFIGGIIASQFLSNPDEIIVNEHLKSELATYGIHDYSQIVPMDLFTWDNLFTLKGFVLMVVGGFLVGFGTRYAGGCTSGHAIMGLSNLQLTSLIATICFMMGGFFMANVLLPYILSL; from the coding sequence ATAATAGAGATTATAAAACAACCTTGGCCTTGGTATATTGCAGGTCCTTTGATAGGTCTGACAGTACCTACATTATTGATTTTAGGAAATAAAAGTTTTGGAATTAGCTCATCTTTGCGACATATTTGTGCGATGTGTATGCCAGCAAAAATTCCCTTTTTCAACTATAATTGGCGAAAAGAATTGTGGAATATATTGTTTGTAGTTGGTGTTTTTATAGGAGGAATTATTGCTTCTCAATTTCTTTCAAATCCCGATGAAATTATCGTAAATGAGCATTTAAAATCCGAATTAGCGACTTATGGTATCCACGATTATAGTCAAATCGTGCCTATGGATTTGTTTACATGGGACAATTTGTTTACCCTCAAAGGATTTGTATTAATGGTAGTCGGTGGTTTTTTGGTAGGATTTGGAACGCGATATGCAGGTGGATGCACGAGTGGGCATGCCATTATGGGATTGTCAAATTTGCAACTAACATCGTTGATAGCTACTATTTGTTTTATGATGGGAGGGTTTTTTATGGCAAATGTACTCTTGCCTTATATTTTATCACTTTAA
- a CDS encoding DUF6691 family protein gives MNQEKNIRTQDAMCINESKLKHNSFHLIKYLIVGIIFGILFVKAEVVSWFRIQEMFRMQSFHMYGIIGSAVLTAMISVFIIKKFNIKTIYGEKITIATKTFNKGQIYGGLLFGFGWALTGACPGPLFAQIGLGATVISITLLSAIFGTWVYGYFREKLPH, from the coding sequence ATGAATCAAGAAAAAAATATACGTACTCAAGATGCAATGTGTATCAATGAAAGCAAATTAAAACACAATAGTTTTCACTTGATAAAATATTTAATCGTAGGAATTATTTTCGGAATATTGTTTGTCAAAGCGGAAGTGGTAAGTTGGTTTCGAATTCAAGAAATGTTTCGAATGCAATCCTTTCACATGTATGGAATCATAGGGAGTGCAGTGCTTACAGCTATGATTTCTGTGTTTATAATCAAGAAATTCAACATAAAGACCATTTATGGTGAAAAAATAACCATTGCAACTAAAACATTTAACAAAGGACAAATCTATGGTGGTTTGCTCTTTGGTTTTGGTTGGGCACTTACAGGAGCATGTCCAGGTCCATTGTTTGCTCAAATAGGATTGGGAGCAACTGTAATTTCAATCACATTATTAAGTGCAATCTTTGGTACTTGGGTATATGGATATTTTAGAGAAAAACTGCCACATTAA
- a CDS encoding two-component regulator propeller domain-containing protein has product MFNDFNSDTIFCIGQTDDGKVWVGSYNGYLSIIDGEKITQSKANDIRFLLGCRNYGNQLIVNNENGLCISLFNSDFKQKTLATDVAGFYNFISSDNILYVGTNTYKRLMYKAVKDLENSAVE; this is encoded by the coding sequence TTGTTCAACGATTTCAATTCTGATACTATTTTTTGTATAGGTCAAACGGATGATGGCAAAGTATGGGTGGGTTCGTACAATGGCTATTTGAGTATCATTGATGGCGAAAAAATCACACAAAGCAAGGCAAATGACATCAGATTTCTACTAGGATGTCGCAACTATGGCAATCAACTGATTGTCAACAACGAAAACGGTCTTTGTATATCATTATTCAACTCTGATTTTAAACAAAAAACACTTGCAACGGATGTAGCAGGATTTTACAATTTTATCAGTAGTGATAATATTTTGTATGTAGGGACAAATACATATAAAAGACTGATGTACAAAGCGGTAAAAGACCTTGAAAACTCAGCGGTAGAATAA
- the dnaX gene encoding DNA polymerase III subunit gamma/tau — MEQFVVSARKYRPQTFKDVVGQQAITNTLVNAIENNHLAQALLFTGPRGVGKTTCARILARKINQVGYDDPTEDFAFNVFELDAASNNSVEDIRNLIDQVRIPPQTGQYKVYIIDEVHMLSSAAFNAFLKTLEEPPKHAIFILATTEKHKIIPTILSRCQIFDFKRITVQDAKEHLMEVAKSQNITFEEDALQIIAQKADGAMRDALSIFDRVVSYCGNHLTYKDVAENLNVLDYDTYLKVTDSMIVNDLPQLLLGFDDILARGFDPHHFVMGLSSHFRNLMVCRNPQTLELLQVSDEVKEQFKIQAQKLSQAQLIEAIEIANTCDLNYRTSQNQRLLIELCLMQLGSITHPETEKKKVNFS; from the coding sequence ATGGAACAATTTGTAGTATCTGCTAGAAAATACCGTCCGCAAACTTTTAAAGATGTGGTAGGACAACAGGCGATTACCAATACTTTGGTAAACGCTATCGAAAACAATCACTTGGCTCAGGCCTTGTTGTTTACCGGTCCTCGTGGTGTCGGTAAAACGACCTGTGCGAGAATTTTAGCTCGTAAAATCAACCAAGTGGGCTACGACGACCCTACAGAGGATTTTGCGTTTAATGTATTCGAACTCGATGCGGCGTCTAATAATAGTGTGGAAGATATCCGTAATTTGATAGACCAAGTGCGTATCCCACCACAAACGGGGCAGTACAAGGTATATATCATCGATGAGGTACACATGTTGTCGAGTGCAGCTTTCAATGCCTTTTTGAAAACCTTAGAAGAACCGCCAAAACATGCTATTTTTATCTTAGCTACTACTGAAAAACACAAGATTATTCCTACGATATTGTCTCGTTGTCAAATTTTTGATTTTAAACGAATCACAGTTCAGGATGCCAAAGAGCATTTGATGGAAGTAGCAAAATCTCAAAATATTACATTTGAGGAAGATGCTCTACAAATCATTGCACAAAAGGCAGATGGAGCGATGCGTGATGCCTTGTCTATTTTTGACCGTGTGGTCTCGTATTGTGGAAATCATTTGACGTATAAGGATGTAGCAGAAAATCTCAATGTATTGGATTATGATACTTATCTAAAAGTAACTGATAGTATGATTGTCAATGATTTACCTCAGTTGTTGTTGGGATTTGACGATATATTGGCAAGAGGATTTGACCCACATCATTTCGTAATGGGCTTGAGTTCACATTTCCGTAATTTGATGGTTTGTAGAAATCCCCAGACATTGGAGTTGTTGCAAGTATCTGACGAGGTAAAAGAGCAATTTAAAATTCAGGCACAAAAACTTTCGCAAGCTCAGTTGATAGAAGCGATAGAAATTGCCAATACATGTGATTTGAATTATCGTACCAGTCAGAACCAGCGATTGTTGATTGAGTTGTGTTTGATGCAATTGGGATCAATTACACATCCAGAGACTGAAAAAAAAAAAGTAAATTTTTCATAA